From a region of the Bacteroidales bacterium genome:
- a CDS encoding DUF4154 domain-containing protein yields MKTHFKTSLIRFVKFNLILSFLIFNYINSYSQEHFDPKVRAKYIFDVSKYVKWPNISDIDTFTIGVLNDSSLVKELNLLTNDKLTPDEKPIKIILFNDIEQITKTQIIFDSKQNENNIDSIFNKIKGNNTLLITENQEFNKSMLNFIMVNNLCRFELNKRKIDEENLIIPQLMIAQAVKTKEDWEKLYIKTDYMLQKEKEVVRTQKIEIEEQKEQITEQNIKIQEQLKNIKIQQKKIFAQKKELKFLIDDIKIKQDELNKTIKTINEQKLQLFEQKAQVEKQKEILDIQKSEIENQENEINEQKKDLNKLLAELKMQRVILFLFIILFFVISGLGYVSYRAYKIKKEANIILHEKNVEISRQKQEILDSINYASRIQAAVLPPEEFLTKILPENFFILNKPRDVVSGDYYWMALKDDKIVIAVADCTGHGVPGAFMSMLGISFMNEIIKKDDVINADEILNLLRDNVIKSLHQTGESGESKDGMDIALCVLDLDKNILQYSGAYNPLYLIRNKELLQFKADKMPIGIHIHKERPFTNHVIDIQKDDSIYIFSDGYVDQFGGEKNSKFKIKPFKQLLIDIQDKTMNEQKEILNKTIEKWKGSYDQIDDILVMGIKI; encoded by the coding sequence ATGAAAACACATTTCAAAACCTCGCTTATCAGATTTGTAAAATTTAATCTGATTTTATCATTTTTAATATTTAATTATATTAATTCTTATTCACAAGAACATTTTGACCCAAAAGTTAGAGCAAAATATATTTTTGATGTTTCAAAATATGTTAAATGGCCTAATATTTCTGATATTGATACTTTTACGATTGGTGTTCTAAATGATTCTTCATTAGTTAAAGAATTAAATTTATTAACTAATGATAAACTTACACCTGATGAAAAACCTATAAAAATCATTCTGTTTAATGATATAGAACAGATTACAAAAACTCAGATAATATTCGACAGTAAACAAAATGAAAATAATATTGATAGTATTTTTAACAAAATTAAAGGAAATAATACATTACTTATTACTGAAAATCAAGAATTTAATAAATCAATGTTGAATTTCATTATGGTTAATAATTTATGCAGGTTTGAATTAAATAAAAGAAAAATTGACGAGGAAAATCTTATTATACCTCAATTAATGATTGCACAGGCAGTTAAAACCAAAGAAGACTGGGAAAAACTTTATATAAAAACCGATTATATGTTGCAAAAAGAAAAGGAAGTTGTAAGAACCCAAAAAATTGAAATCGAAGAACAAAAAGAACAAATTACCGAACAAAATATTAAAATACAGGAACAATTAAAAAATATAAAAATCCAGCAGAAAAAAATATTTGCCCAGAAAAAAGAATTAAAATTTCTTATTGATGACATAAAAATAAAACAGGATGAATTAAACAAAACTATAAAAACCATAAACGAGCAAAAACTTCAACTATTTGAGCAAAAAGCACAGGTTGAAAAACAAAAAGAAATACTTGATATTCAGAAATCTGAAATAGAAAATCAGGAAAATGAAATAAATGAACAAAAGAAAGACCTGAACAAACTTTTAGCTGAACTTAAAATGCAAAGAGTAATATTATTCCTATTTATTATTTTGTTTTTTGTTATCTCTGGTTTAGGATATGTTAGCTACAGGGCATATAAAATCAAGAAAGAAGCAAATATTATTCTGCATGAAAAAAATGTTGAAATTAGTCGGCAAAAACAGGAAATATTGGATAGTATTAATTATGCCAGTAGAATTCAGGCTGCTGTACTCCCACCGGAAGAATTTTTAACTAAAATTTTACCCGAAAATTTCTTCATTCTTAATAAACCACGTGATGTAGTTAGCGGCGACTATTACTGGATGGCATTAAAAGATGATAAAATTGTAATTGCTGTTGCCGATTGCACAGGACATGGTGTGCCGGGAGCTTTTATGAGCATGCTCGGTATAAGTTTTATGAACGAAATTATTAAAAAAGATGATGTAATAAATGCTGATGAAATATTAAATTTACTCAGAGATAATGTTATTAAGTCTTTACACCAGACAGGTGAATCCGGCGAAAGCAAGGACGGAATGGACATCGCATTATGTGTTCTCGATCTTGATAAAAATATTTTACAATATTCCGGTGCATATAATCCACTTTATTTGATCAGAAATAAGGAACTTCTTCAATTCAAGGCAGATAAAATGCCAATCGGGATTCATATTCATAAAGAAAGACCTTTCACAAATCATGTAATTGATATTCAAAAAGATGATTCTATTTATATCTTTTCGGACGGTTATGTTGACCAGTTTGGCGGAGAAAAAAATTCTAAGTTTAAAATAAAACCATTTAAACAATTATTGATTGATATTCAGGATAAAACTATGAACGAACAAAAAGAAATTCTAAATAAAACCATAGAAAAATGGAAAGGCTCATACGACCAGATTGATGATATCCTTGTTATGGGAATTAAAATCTAA
- a CDS encoding TonB-dependent receptor: MNRIIIIICIIFTTLSVFAQKGTIRGKVIDKNTAEELTGATIIIKGTYTGTITDFDGNYSLLDLDTGLYDLRCSFISYEPVLISNIKVNNNDIVSINFNLNTASVDIKEIKIEAKAIKRTEAALLLMQKKSATLMDGISAQQISKMGDSDAAGALKRSVGISVEGGKYVYVRGLGDRYSKTTLNGAEIPGLDPNRNTVQMDIFPANLIENIIIYKTFSPDLPGSFTGGYINIVTKDFPEKFIFEFSTSLGFNPQSNLNPKFLSYKGGKYDWLGIDDASRELPVKIEDIPNFSLLNKDEYHLLDNLTKSFNKNMEPVEQTSFINHNSSFSIGNQVDFFGKPLGFIAGFTYSRDYNYYDNGSTGFYKLTGSNANKLNKEYFYQDRKGKMEVLTGGMLNLNYKLSNNHKLSFNLLKNQSGEKSARYLYGQKPSDDIGMYIETRAINFIERSFISQQLRGKHCFINLFNLKINWLSSYTVSKQDEPDLRFFTNSHYPEYAGTQAEYALTPSLYKVPVRYFRNMKELNFDNKIDAILSFNLFSKKSKFKFGGAYVYKKRDFEENRVDYFSQIQYYNGDVSEYLSDNNIGTNHPRFNGIDYYGLYVQEATDIKNSYFADQTIISGYLLTDMLVTQKLRVVTGARVEKTDILSESKDPTKDKGKLNDFDFLPALNITYFYKKNTNLRFAYSKTLARPTFRELAPFASEDFQGGATYIGNPDLKRTLINNVDLRFEIFMNPGEIFSFSLFYKNFTNPIELVDNPIAVNPEITWHNVNKAKVTGTEIELRKNLDFISLLKNFSFGTNIAFIKSTVSIDSIEYKSMLDYNPNAKDTRVMFGQAPYILNAFLGYLNNSLGINANLAYNITGKKLVVVMKKGNPNVFEQPKGQLDFNISKNLGKYTSIKFSVKNILNAENKLTYDWAHKEYIYSNYSLGRTFSLGFSYSIK, translated from the coding sequence ATGAATCGAATTATTATTATTATCTGCATAATATTCACAACATTAAGTGTTTTTGCACAAAAAGGTACAATCAGAGGTAAAGTAATTGATAAAAATACAGCTGAAGAATTAACCGGAGCAACAATTATTATTAAAGGCACATATACAGGAACAATTACTGATTTTGACGGTAATTATTCTTTATTAGACCTTGATACTGGCTTGTATGATCTTCGTTGTTCATTTATTTCTTATGAACCTGTTCTAATTAGTAATATCAAAGTTAATAATAATGATATAGTATCAATAAATTTTAATCTTAATACTGCCTCTGTTGATATTAAAGAAATTAAAATTGAAGCAAAAGCAATAAAAAGAACCGAAGCAGCACTTCTATTAATGCAAAAAAAATCAGCAACATTAATGGATGGGATTTCAGCACAACAAATTTCAAAAATGGGTGATAGCGATGCAGCAGGCGCTCTTAAAAGAAGTGTTGGCATTTCTGTTGAAGGAGGTAAATATGTTTATGTCAGAGGATTAGGAGACAGATATAGTAAAACAACTTTAAACGGTGCAGAAATACCCGGACTTGACCCAAACCGAAATACTGTCCAAATGGACATATTTCCAGCTAACCTAATTGAAAATATTATTATCTATAAAACTTTTTCTCCTGATTTGCCCGGAAGTTTTACCGGTGGTTATATAAATATTGTAACCAAAGATTTTCCTGAAAAATTTATTTTTGAATTTTCTACTTCCTTAGGTTTTAATCCTCAGTCAAATTTAAACCCAAAGTTTCTAAGTTATAAAGGTGGCAAATACGACTGGTTAGGAATAGATGATGCTTCTCGTGAATTACCTGTTAAAATTGAAGATATACCGAATTTTTCTTTACTTAATAAAGATGAATATCACCTTTTAGACAATCTTACAAAATCATTTAATAAAAATATGGAACCTGTTGAACAAACTTCCTTTATTAATCATAATAGTTCTTTTTCAATTGGTAATCAAGTTGATTTTTTTGGTAAACCTCTTGGATTTATTGCCGGTTTTACTTATTCCCGTGATTACAATTATTATGATAATGGAAGTACAGGGTTTTATAAACTTACAGGTTCAAATGCAAACAAATTAAATAAAGAATATTTTTATCAGGATAGAAAAGGGAAAATGGAAGTTCTTACAGGTGGAATGTTGAATTTGAATTACAAATTATCAAATAATCATAAACTCAGTTTTAACTTGTTAAAAAATCAAAGTGGTGAAAAATCAGCAAGATACCTGTACGGACAAAAACCATCTGACGATATTGGAATGTATATTGAAACCAGAGCAATTAATTTTATTGAACGTTCTTTCATATCTCAACAACTACGCGGAAAACATTGTTTTATAAATCTTTTTAATCTAAAAATTAATTGGTTAAGTTCATACACTGTTTCAAAACAGGACGAACCCGATTTAAGATTTTTTACTAATTCTCATTATCCTGAATATGCAGGAACACAAGCTGAATATGCTCTAACTCCATCATTGTACAAAGTTCCTGTACGATATTTCAGAAATATGAAGGAATTAAATTTTGACAATAAAATTGACGCTATTTTATCATTTAATTTATTTTCAAAAAAGAGTAAGTTTAAATTTGGTGGTGCTTATGTTTATAAAAAAAGAGATTTTGAAGAAAATCGTGTTGATTATTTTAGCCAGATACAATATTATAATGGTGATGTTTCAGAATATTTAAGTGATAACAATATAGGTACTAATCATCCCCGATTTAATGGAATTGATTATTATGGACTCTACGTACAAGAAGCTACTGATATAAAAAATAGTTATTTTGCTGACCAAACAATAATTTCAGGATATTTATTAACAGATATGCTTGTTACTCAGAAGCTTAGGGTTGTTACAGGTGCAAGAGTTGAAAAAACTGATATTCTTTCAGAAAGCAAAGACCCAACTAAAGATAAAGGGAAACTTAACGATTTTGATTTTCTACCGGCTTTAAATATTACTTATTTCTACAAAAAAAATACTAATTTAAGATTTGCTTATAGTAAAACACTTGCTCGTCCCACATTTAGGGAATTAGCTCCATTTGCATCTGAAGACTTTCAAGGTGGTGCTACTTATATTGGTAATCCTGATTTAAAAAGAACATTAATTAATAATGTAGATTTAAGATTTGAAATATTTATGAACCCTGGAGAAATTTTTTCGTTCAGTTTATTTTATAAAAATTTTACAAACCCAATTGAACTGGTTGATAATCCCATCGCTGTAAACCCCGAAATAACATGGCATAATGTTAATAAAGCTAAAGTTACAGGCACTGAAATAGAACTAAGGAAAAATCTTGATTTTATTAGTTTACTTAAAAATTTTAGTTTTGGAACAAATATCGCCTTTATTAAATCAACAGTATCAATTGATTCGATTGAATATAAATCAATGCTTGATTACAATCCAAATGCAAAAGATACAAGAGTTATGTTTGGACAAGCACCATATATCCTGAATGCTTTTTTAGGCTACTTAAACAATTCATTAGGTATCAATGCTAATCTTGCATATAATATTACAGGAAAAAAATTGGTTGTAGTAATGAAAAAAGGTAATCCTAATGTTTTTGAACAACCAAAAGGTCAATTAGATTTTAATATCTCCAAAAATCTTGGAAAATATACATCAATAAAATTCTCGGTTAAAAATATACTTAATGCTGAAAATAAATTAACTTATGATTGGGCTCATAAAGAATATATTTATAGTAATTATTCCTTAGGCAGAACTTTTTCCTTGGGTTTTAGTTATTCGATAAAGTGA
- a CDS encoding nucleotidyltransferase domain-containing protein translates to MKQKFLQDKISESIYNNDPYAEAYLFGSRARGDYRTDSDWDILILIDESKVTNDIEDKFRDELYDIELEAGQVISTFIYSKAYWNSVLIYSPLYKNVIKEGIKL, encoded by the coding sequence ATGAAGCAAAAATTTTTACAGGATAAAATTTCAGAAAGTATTTACAATAATGACCCTTATGCAGAGGCTTATTTATTTGGTTCTAGGGCACGGGGAGATTATAGAACAGATTCCGATTGGGATATTTTGATTTTGATAGATGAAAGTAAAGTTACTAATGACATTGAAGATAAATTCAGAGATGAACTTTATGATATTGAGCTAGAAGCAGGTCAGGTTATTTCAACATTTATTTATTCAAAGGCATATTGGAATAGTGTTTTGATTTATTCCCCACTTTATAAAAATGTTATTAAGGAGGGTATCAAATTATGA
- a CDS encoding carboxypeptidase-like regulatory domain-containing protein, translating into MKTKILFIGLILIFSVNIFAENNKEKKKNAVINTTLELNGKIVDETTGEVLTGVKVQILGNSFVTYTDFDGNFKINGLKSGNYKLSTSLISYVSDSEEIFLDTENPVNIEIRLKSVNQ; encoded by the coding sequence ATGAAAACAAAAATTTTATTTATAGGGTTGATATTAATATTTAGTGTAAATATTTTTGCTGAAAATAATAAAGAAAAGAAAAAAAATGCAGTAATAAATACTACACTTGAACTGAATGGAAAAATAGTGGATGAAACTACTGGTGAAGTATTGACAGGTGTTAAAGTGCAGATTTTAGGAAATTCTTTTGTTACATATACTGACTTTGACGGTAATTTTAAAATTAATGGATTAAAATCAGGCAACTATAAATTATCTACTTCATTAATTTCTTATGTTTCTGATTCAGAAGAAATTTTTTTAGATACAGAAAACCCTGTGAATATTGAAATTCGGTTAAAATCAGTTAATCAATAA
- a CDS encoding T9SS type A sorting domain-containing protein encodes MKKSLSGVLIGILLQFLIQAQTIPSNWQSLYNELEEKLEFIDSSLNDNWNGDKYCTNYCTNLMPANSSKGPDLLTQLPTLYVVKKHLDAIDSIGINTIDLAIQYPTLVNSFPQSDEYLEYYKLVIQEIRNRGMNIIIGCQATVRDSVYGHMPVDSFYTGLNSIRYKNEKLQMLQTIIDTLQPDYLTIEMEPQTQADNLPLDFSIDSVMNYIDYFMNELNKNGVFIGAGSGTWDDLVFIDSIARLPEIDYIDYHIYPINQNCFIDKVFKIDSIANIYNKKLVIGESWLYKATDTELIDTTLSPADIFYRDVFSFWIPLDSLFFTTVVKLSHYSKIEITSLIWSNLFFAYIDYISDYDTMWPGQILNIAYVEAGPNILSNTLNPIGELYKTLIEDACDTITKINNYEKESLRNIEIYPNPFSHSFTIKFHNPEEKTHTLLIYNVKGEIIRCIHGITNNTIKVENINYANGLYFYQLYNNEKIIGTGKFIKK; translated from the coding sequence ATGAAAAAAAGTTTATCTGGAGTGCTAATTGGAATTTTGTTACAATTTTTAATACAAGCTCAAACAATTCCTTCAAATTGGCAATCATTATATAACGAATTAGAAGAAAAATTAGAATTTATTGATAGTTCTTTAAATGATAATTGGAACGGAGACAAATATTGTACAAACTATTGTACCAATTTAATGCCTGCCAATAGTTCAAAAGGTCCCGATTTACTTACACAATTACCCACACTATATGTTGTAAAAAAACATTTGGATGCTATTGATTCTATTGGAATAAATACTATAGATTTAGCAATTCAATATCCAACTCTTGTTAACTCATTCCCACAATCTGATGAATATCTTGAATACTATAAGCTTGTAATACAAGAAATTCGAAATAGGGGTATGAATATAATTATTGGTTGTCAAGCAACAGTGAGAGATAGTGTTTATGGACATATGCCAGTTGATTCATTTTATACAGGATTAAATTCAATAAGATATAAAAACGAAAAACTTCAAATGCTTCAAACCATTATAGATACTCTTCAACCAGATTATCTAACAATTGAAATGGAACCACAAACACAAGCAGACAATCTTCCTTTAGATTTTTCTATAGATAGTGTAATGAATTATATTGACTATTTTATGAATGAATTAAATAAAAATGGGGTTTTTATTGGGGCAGGTTCCGGAACATGGGATGATCTTGTATTTATTGATTCTATTGCAAGATTACCGGAAATAGATTATATAGATTATCATATTTATCCAATTAACCAGAATTGTTTTATTGATAAGGTTTTTAAAATTGATTCAATAGCCAATATTTACAATAAAAAATTAGTAATTGGTGAAAGTTGGCTTTATAAAGCAACTGACACTGAACTTATAGACACAACTTTATCACCTGCTGATATTTTTTACAGGGATGTTTTTAGTTTCTGGATACCTCTAGATTCATTATTTTTTACCACTGTTGTAAAATTAAGCCATTATTCTAAAATTGAAATCACTTCACTTATATGGTCTAATTTGTTTTTTGCATATATTGATTATATTTCTGATTATGATACTATGTGGCCAGGGCAAATACTTAATATAGCTTATGTTGAGGCAGGTCCAAATATATTGTCAAACACCCTTAATCCAATTGGAGAATTGTATAAGACACTTATTGAGGATGCATGTGATACTATTACAAAAATTAATAATTATGAAAAAGAATCTTTAAGAAATATTGAAATATATCCTAATCCTTTTTCTCATTCTTTCACTATTAAATTCCATAATCCTGAAGAAAAAACCCATACTCTATTAATATATAATGTAAAAGGCGAAATAATCCGATGTATTCATGGAATTACAAATAATACAATAAAAGTTGAAAACATTAATTATGCAAATGGTTTATACTTTTACCAATTATACAATAATGAAAAAATCATTGGAACCGGGAAATTTATTAAAAAGTAA
- a CDS encoding inorganic phosphate transporter has product MENIFIIIVGILFLLAISDLVVGVSNDAVNFLNSAIGAKAAPFWIIMIVASLGIVFGATFSDGMMEVARKGIFHPEHFYLSEIMIIFLAVMITDVILLDMFNTFGLPTSTTVSIVFELLGAAVAISIIKINKLGLDLSEIGTYINSAKALAITSGILLSVVVAFVFGAVIQFITRLVFSFDYQKTIKYFGAIWGGVAVTAITYFLIIKGAKGSSLISGETLIWIKANSFYIILLSFIGWTVILQALFWIFRLDILKLTVLLGTFALAMAFAGNDLVNFIGVPLAGLKSVQAFIADPNATDPDSFAMVALTGKVKTETILLLIAGFIMVITLWLSRKARSVTATTLDLSRQGEGNERFGSSFFSRSIVRSAINFNHIIRYIIPKKVQVKINRRFDQKYYKSHSGEGASPVSFDMLRASVNLVVASIIISFATSLKLPLSTTYVTFMVAMGSSLSDGAWGRESAVYRITGVFTVIGGWFFTAFSAFTVAFLVAYIIHLGGTIAIFLLVIIAATLIYRTHILFNKKEAEKQKLDTTFAEEMKLEDGKIINKCQNNVHIILDSVLTSYDDILNGIFTENRKLLKHAIKEINVLNKNTKRLKDNIYNTITKLQEDSVESGHYYVQVLDYLREIVHCISFISRPVYEHVENNHKGLLKAQIKELKDLKEKVTNIILQIQEINKTHDFSKIDTVINNEVEFIETVNFYRKKQIKRIKKEVAGTKNSLLYLSILTETKNLILHSINLLKSYRDFVLNDDKK; this is encoded by the coding sequence ATGGAAAACATATTTATAATAATAGTAGGTATTTTATTTTTACTGGCAATATCTGACCTTGTTGTTGGAGTAAGTAATGATGCAGTAAATTTTTTAAATTCAGCAATTGGAGCTAAAGCTGCTCCTTTTTGGATTATAATGATAGTTGCAAGTCTGGGAATTGTATTTGGAGCAACATTCTCAGATGGTATGATGGAAGTTGCACGAAAAGGAATATTTCATCCTGAACATTTTTACCTTTCCGAAATAATGATAATATTTCTTGCAGTAATGATTACTGATGTTATATTATTAGATATGTTCAATACTTTTGGACTTCCCACATCAACAACAGTTTCAATAGTTTTTGAACTGCTCGGTGCAGCAGTTGCTATTTCAATTATTAAAATAAATAAGCTTGGACTTGATTTAAGCGAAATAGGTACTTATATTAATTCGGCAAAAGCTCTGGCAATAACTTCGGGGATTTTACTGTCAGTAGTTGTGGCATTTGTATTTGGTGCTGTAATACAGTTTATTACAAGATTGGTGTTTTCTTTTGATTATCAAAAAACAATTAAATATTTTGGTGCTATTTGGGGCGGAGTTGCAGTTACAGCAATAACATATTTCCTTATAATTAAAGGAGCAAAAGGCTCATCATTAATATCAGGCGAAACTCTTATATGGATCAAAGCTAACTCATTTTATATTATATTATTAAGTTTTATTGGTTGGACAGTTATTCTACAAGCATTGTTCTGGATATTCAGGTTAGATATATTAAAACTAACTGTACTATTGGGGACTTTTGCACTGGCAATGGCATTTGCAGGAAACGACCTTGTAAATTTTATTGGTGTTCCCTTGGCAGGATTAAAATCTGTTCAGGCATTTATTGCCGACCCTAATGCTACAGATCCTGATAGTTTTGCAATGGTAGCTTTAACAGGTAAAGTAAAAACCGAAACAATATTATTACTAATTGCAGGTTTTATAATGGTTATAACACTCTGGCTTTCAAGAAAAGCCCGTAGTGTTACAGCAACAACTCTTGACTTAAGCCGGCAAGGAGAAGGAAATGAAAGGTTTGGTTCTTCTTTCTTTTCACGTTCAATTGTCCGTTCTGCTATTAATTTTAACCATATTATCAGATATATTATTCCAAAAAAAGTACAGGTAAAAATTAACAGAAGATTTGACCAAAAATACTACAAATCTCATTCCGGAGAAGGTGCTTCTCCTGTCTCTTTTGATATGTTACGTGCTTCAGTTAATTTAGTTGTTGCAAGTATTATTATTTCATTTGCAACATCCTTAAAGCTCCCTTTATCAACCACATACGTAACTTTTATGGTTGCTATGGGTTCATCTTTATCTGATGGTGCATGGGGAAGAGAAAGTGCTGTTTATCGTATTACAGGAGTTTTTACGGTTATCGGAGGTTGGTTTTTTACTGCATTTTCTGCATTTACAGTGGCATTTCTTGTTGCTTATATTATTCATCTTGGCGGAACAATTGCAATATTCCTTTTAGTTATTATTGCAGCCACTTTAATTTACAGAACACATATTTTATTCAATAAAAAAGAAGCTGAAAAACAAAAACTTGATACAACATTTGCTGAAGAAATGAAATTAGAAGATGGAAAAATTATTAATAAATGTCAAAATAATGTACATATTATTTTAGATTCAGTATTAACAAGTTATGATGATATATTAAACGGCATATTTACCGAAAACAGAAAGCTTCTAAAACATGCTATTAAAGAAATAAATGTCCTTAATAAAAATACAAAAAGATTAAAAGATAATATTTATAATACTATTACAAAATTACAGGAAGATTCGGTTGAATCAGGACATTATTATGTACAGGTATTAGATTATTTACGAGAAATTGTTCATTGTATTAGTTTTATTTCAAGGCCTGTATATGAACATGTTGAAAATAATCATAAGGGTTTACTAAAAGCTCAAATTAAAGAGCTAAAAGATTTAAAAGAAAAAGTTACAAATATTATTTTACAGATACAGGAAATAAATAAAACACACGATTTTTCAAAAATTGATACAGTAATTAATAATGAGGTTGAATTTATTGAAACAGTGAATTTCTACAGGAAAAAACAGATAAAAAGAATTAAAAAAGAAGTAGCAGGTACAAAAAACAGTCTGCTTTATTTGAGTATTCTGACAGAAACAAAAAACCTGATACTTCATTCAATTAATCTTTTAAAATCATATAGAGATTTTGTTCTTAACGATGATAAAAAATAA
- a CDS encoding four helix bundle protein: MAQNSINKPYDLEERTFQFAKEVRLFIKTLEKTIANIEDAKQVVRSSGSIGSNYIEANESLSKKDFIYRIKISRKEAKESIYWLKLINETNQLPNKKLAESLIQESTELKKIFSAIVEKTK, encoded by the coding sequence ATGGCTCAAAATTCAATAAACAAACCTTATGATTTAGAAGAAAGAACCTTTCAATTTGCAAAGGAAGTTAGACTCTTTATCAAAACTTTAGAAAAAACTATTGCAAATATTGAAGATGCAAAGCAAGTCGTTCGTTCATCAGGTTCTATTGGTTCAAACTATATTGAAGCTAATGAATCATTGAGTAAAAAAGACTTTATTTATAGAATTAAAATCAGTAGAAAGGAAGCTAAAGAAAGCATTTATTGGCTAAAATTAATTAATGAAACAAATCAACTCCCTAATAAAAAATTAGCTGAAAGTTTAATTCAAGAATCTACAGAGCTAAAAAAAATATTTTCTGCAATAGTTGAAAAAACGAAGTAA
- a CDS encoding HEPN domain-containing protein, whose protein sequence is MIIENRDDYIKYRFHRAKESFEEALILAEKGKWNTVVNRLYYSCFYSVIALLLKHDIETQSHDGARTQFGLHFVKTGKIDKEKGKLFSKLFDYRHKGDYGDLYDYDEEFVSPLIKKVSNFIEEMEKFM, encoded by the coding sequence ATGATTATAGAAAATCGAGATGATTATATAAAATACAGATTTCATAGAGCCAAAGAATCATTTGAAGAAGCTTTAATTTTAGCAGAAAAAGGAAAGTGGAATACTGTTGTAAATAGATTATATTATTCATGTTTTTATTCAGTAATTGCATTGCTGCTAAAACATGATATTGAAACTCAATCCCATGATGGAGCAAGAACTCAATTTGGGCTTCATTTTGTTAAAACAGGAAAGATAGACAAAGAAAAGGGTAAGCTATTTTCAAAACTATTTGATTATCGTCATAAAGGAGATTATGGGGACTTATATGATTACGATGAAGAATTTGTAAGTCCATTAATTAAAAAGGTTAGTAATTTTATCGAAGAAATGGAAAAGTTTATGTAA